The window TTCCCAAGGCCCGGGTGGGTGCCGAGTGTCCCATCCAGCTCCTCCGTTCTTCAGCCCTGGGAACTCCGGGTCCGGAGTGCGCGCTGCCCGGGTCCCCGCTGACACCAGCCCCCGCACGgagcccccagcacagctcattAGGGCCTGTTTGCagccggcggggccgcgggccAGGACTTCTGGGAAGGCATTAGCGGGAGCGAGGGCGGCCGCGCTGAGAGCTTTTTAATCTGCAGGAGCAACATCTGCTTTGTGCGCATCCCGATGGCCAGTAACGAGCTAAATGAGGAGGCCGGCCGCTCGCCGGGCCGCTTCCAGGAAAAGACGGCTTAAAGCGAGGGGGAGAGGGGGGCCAGAGCTGCACTCCCGGCTCCGTGGTTCAGGCTCCAGCGAGGGTGGGAGCGGGCAATGGAGCGGGTCAGTGGCACAGCAGAGATGCCCGTGAGCGGGCACCCCGGGCAGGAGCCTCCAACGGCGCGACCCTCCGGAGACAAGCCCGGGTTGGGGGCTCTCCCTCTCCTGCAAGAACCATCCAGGCAGACTCATTTAGGTCATTACCAGCACTCATTACCGCTAAGGCCAACCGAGTCCCCGCTACCCCAAACAGGCAGTAACGAGCCGGGCCGCAGGAGGTGCGATGAGCATCgccccagcctcagccccaCCGGCCCGGGCCCTTTAAGGCGCGATCCCGGAGCCGCCCTGACGTCAGCGGGGCGGGCGCGCCCGGGCACCGCAGCCTCGGCGGTCGCAGCTCCGCGCCCCGGTGAGTGCGGCTCCGCCGGGGCGCACcgggtggcaggggctggggtgggtgtCGGGGTGCCCGGGGCGCTGGAGGGGGAGCGTGGGAGTGCCCAGCGTGCTGAGGTCTGGAGATGAAGACATGGGGGTGGCATGGATGTTGGGGATGGGAGATGGGGATACGGGAGTGACAGGGATGCTGGAGACCTGAAGGTTGGCGTTATGGGGGTGTCGCGGAGTGCTGGGGACTGGAGAGGGAGATGTGGGGGTGCCCAGAGGTGCTGGGTAGTGGAAGTGACCATATTGGGGTAGCCAGGATGCCGACTACCTGACGGTTAGCCTTATTTGGGTGCCCAGGATGCTGGGATCTGGGAGTATGAGTGACAGGGGTGCTGGTGATTTGGAGGTAGGGGTATGGAGTGCTCAGGCTGCTGGAAACCAGGAGAAAAGGGGTATGGGGCTGCTCAGGGTGTTGAGGGACTGGAGGCAGGAGTATTGGGGTGCCTGGAGTGCTGTAGTTCTGGAAACCTGAGAAGAGGGTATCAGGATGTCCTGGGGTGCTGGGAAGTAGAGGGATGTATCGGGATGTCCAGGATGTTGGGAACTGAAAGGGGGATGTTGGATTGCTCAAGTTGCTGGGGACCTGGACATGGGGAGTATGGGGTGCCCTAGGATACTCAGGAGTTGGAAGATAAAAGTACTGAGATATCCAGAGTACtaggagctggagctggagataCGGACGGGGGTCTAGGTTCTGGAATGGGGACTGGGTATTGGAGTGTCAGGGGtgcccaggctgctggggaCCTGAtgtcctggcagtgctggtgtttGGTCCTAGCGTTTGGGAGCATTGCATCCCTCACCCCCAGTTGCTCAGCATCTCCTCCTCCATCCCACAGCACCTGATGCCTGTCCCCACCTGACGACACCGCCATGGCCGGGGCACAGGGCTGCGGCGAGGGCAAGATCGCGGGACTGTACGACCTGGAGCGCACGCTGGGCAAGGGCCACTTTGCAGTGGTGAAGCTGGCCCGGCACGTCTTCACTGGGCAGCGCGTGGCCGTCAAGGTGATCGACAAGAGCAAGCTGGAGGGGGAGGCAGcggggcagctcctgcaggaggtGCGCTGCATGAAGCTGGTGCAGCACCCCAATGTGGTGCGCCTCTACGAGGTCATTGACACCCATGCCAAGCTCTACCTCATCCTGGAGCTGGGCGACGGTGGGGACATGTTTGACCACATCATGCGGCACGAGGGCGGCCTGGCCGAGCCACGGGCCAAGCACTACTTTGCCCAGATCGTCCATGCCATTTCCTATTGCCACAAGCTCCACGTGGTGCACCGTGACCTCAAGCCCGAGAACGTGGTCTTCTTCCAGGAGCAAGGGGTGGTCAAACTCACTGACTTTGGCTTCAGCAACCGCTTCCAGCCTGGCAAGATGCTCACCACCAGCTGCGGCTCCCTGGCCTACTCTGCACCAGAGATCCTGCTTGGGGATGAGTATGATGCCCCAGCTGTTGGTAAGGGCTATGGGGTACCCTGGGGACctgcctccctcctctcccttgcCTGGAGCATGGTTCTGTCAGCTGGGTACTGCCTCCCACTTGCTCCCTTACACTAGGAGCACACAGTGGCACTGCTGTCCTTGCAAGGAGCAGGCCTGTCCCTTGGGTGCTtggctgcccagccctgcctggcacagcagggtcttCCCTGCAGAGACCATCCTGACATGCACAGAGATCCCATAGAGTGATGGTTGCCAGAGAGAGGATGAAGCCCAAGCAGGCTGTGAGCCTGGCATGGCAGCTGCCAGGAGAAGCAGTGTGAGGATACAGCTGCCAGCAATTTGGCGGGGTGAGGCCGGAAGGAAATCTGCTCGGGATGCTGCTGTTTGGGTGGAGGAGCTCTGAAAGTTTCCTTTGCTCCATCCCCGCCCTGAAAACCACTTCCTCCCCATGTCTCCCAATGTTCTTCCTCCCCTGGCCAGGGTCCAGGGGTCTGGGGAGACTGCCCCCAGGCACAGGGAGCTAGGCTGGGGGCTCCAAGAGGCTCTACTGTGGCACAGGGGACGTGGGAGGGAAGCAGTATTCaagctggctggctggctggaaTTAGGGCAGGAGGATTTAGCAAAGCAAAACATGAGCCCTTAAAGGCAAAAGCCCAGTGTTGGCTCAGGGAAAGGCAGATCCTGAGTTGAGAACAGGGAGAGCTTATGGAGGCGGTAGAAAAATAAGCTGGTGGCACtgcaaagggaagggaagtgaagggagaaaaaacGATGCAGATGAGAAATTTTCAAATACTTGACTTAAGCAGCTGAAGGTATTAACAGAGCACCTCAGGGCGTGCTCAGCATCCTAAACCCACACATCTGCAGGAATTAGTGTTCTGGGCAGGAGGAGCCAGTGAAGATGcttctgctccatccctgtcccctggaCAAGAAATCCTGCTCCAGCTGGTCCTCATGCAGCTGGAGAGCCCAGATCAGTGTTATGTCACACTCAAGTTGCTGTAATGTCTCCTAAAGCACTGCCCAGTGCCAGGATGGTTGTGGGGTTTGGGAACCAGGATGCTGAGGAATGACATGAAACAGGGCTGTAGGTGCATGTGTGACCAGGGGGAGCATGGAGGGgggcagagctcagggctggCCTTCCTGTCCCTGCTTGAACAAGATGATAACACCTCAACTGCTTTAGTGAAGTCCCTTGAGACCCGGTTGGATGTGGGGATGGGAAGGTGCTTCCCTGCCTTGCCAGGAGTATGGTCCCCCTGTCCATGGGGCGTGATCTGGACAGCTGTTACCTCCAAGGAACATCCCAGTGAGCACTATCTCTGtaggagcagcactgggggctGGTGGGCAAGCCCCTCCCAGAGTCCCTGGGGTGGGGAATCTCCTGGGCCATGGTGAGTGCAACCTGAACCACTCCTACTGCTTCTTGCAGACATCTGGAGCCTGGGAGTCATCCTCTACATGCTGGTGTGCGGCCACCCCCCCTTCCAGGAGGCCAACGACAGCGAGACCCTCACCATGATCATGGACTGCCGCTACACCGTCCCCCCGCATGTCTCGGCACAGTGCGCTGAGTGAGCACCACCCCCTCACTGTACCCCCAGACCCCAGCTTGCTGCTCCTGGGGTGGGTGCCCCAGTCCTGGCAGATGCCTGGGAGCTGAGGTGGGAAGAGCAGGCAAAGCTGCTTACTTTGGGGTCACATGGTGCTGCAGGGTTGCAACGTCACTCCTTTCCCCCAGTCTCATCTCCAGGATGCTGCAGCGGGACCCGAAGCAACGagcatccctggagcagatcGAGGGCCACACGTGGCTGCAGGGAGTGGACCCGTCCCCTGCCAGCCgctccctgctgcccctcaCCTCCCACAAGCGCGTGTCTGAGGAGGAGCACGAGATCATCCTCCAGGCCATGATGTGCGGGAACATCGCGGATCGGGACACCATCCAGGAGTGAGTGACGGGATGCAGGGGTGGAACCCCCAGTGCAGGGCTCTGGGGGTCCCTCCAAGCATGTTCCTTGGGTGCTGATGCAACTGCCTTGGTCCCACACAGGGCGCTGGAAGCCGACCGCTACAACCACATCACGGCCACGTATTTCCTGCTGGCGGAGAGGATGCTGCGGGAGAAGCAGGAGAAGCAGGGCCACCGCCTCAGTCTCGTCTACAACCTGGCCAAGGAGGTACAGAGCAGGTGAGCTGCCCATCCTGTGTCACGCTCCCCATCATCCTGGGTCCCTAGTGCAAGGGTCTTGGCTGCTTTCCTGTCCTGTTCCTTGTCACAGCCCTTGTGACGCCCAGCTGGCTACTGACACctctctccccttcctcagGCCCAACTTGTCAGACACGTTTGGCTCTGTGGGCAGTGCCGGCAGCCTCTTGCCCTTCACTGAGACAGGCGGCGTCACCGGGGGGTCCCGGCTGCCCCCTGGAGGGGACATTGGCGGCCGGCAGCCCACCGGGACCCTGCTGAAAATCCCTGCCGTTGACACCACCATCACCAAGAGCACCCCGGCCCTGCAGCAGATCTGtgaggaggacgaggaggatgaggaggaggaggagagaccCAACGCGATGGAGAGGAAGAGCAGCTCTCTGAACCAGGAGCAGATGAGAGCCTTCCTACGTGCCCACCGCCCACCCGGCCGCGGGGAGGTCTGGGGTCCGGGGGTTGAGCTGGGGGGCCGGGGTGGGCGCTCGGGGGTGGCCTGGGCTGGGAAGGGCGTGAGTGGGGGCCGGGGGCCCCTGGTGCTGCGGGGAAATGGAGCTGAGACCCCAAGGAGGGAGGAGGACACAGAGCTTGGGGGCTCCTCAGCAGAGATCCCCAAGGAAAGGGT of the Cinclus cinclus chromosome 11, bCinCin1.1, whole genome shotgun sequence genome contains:
- the LOC134048368 gene encoding SNF-related serine/threonine-protein kinase-like; its protein translation is MAGAQGCGEGKIAGLYDLERTLGKGHFAVVKLARHVFTGQRVAVKVIDKSKLEGEAAGQLLQEVRCMKLVQHPNVVRLYEVIDTHAKLYLILELGDGGDMFDHIMRHEGGLAEPRAKHYFAQIVHAISYCHKLHVVHRDLKPENVVFFQEQGVVKLTDFGFSNRFQPGKMLTTSCGSLAYSAPEILLGDEYDAPAVDIWSLGVILYMLVCGHPPFQEANDSETLTMIMDCRYTVPPHVSAQCADLISRMLQRDPKQRASLEQIEGHTWLQGVDPSPASRSLLPLTSHKRVSEEEHEIILQAMMCGNIADRDTIQEALEADRYNHITATYFLLAERMLREKQEKQGHRLSLVYNLAKEVQSRPNLSDTFGSVGSAGSLLPFTETGGVTGGSRLPPGGDIGGRQPTGTLLKIPAVDTTITKSTPALQQICEEDEEDEEEEERPNAMERKSSSLNQEQMRAFLRAHRPPGRGEVWGPGVELGGRGGRSGVAWAGKGVSGGRGPLVLRGNGAETPRREEDTELGGSSAEIPKERVAILSPQSSLAGVPEVLGAETTPATFPSLADASPGQGEQISPAQQSVESSGPEGGAENVIKLDPGKSKGGSLRDRLLQFPLCEKALAFKLRPGSKESLLSLGQFNCCHVI